From one Colletotrichum destructivum chromosome 3, complete sequence genomic stretch:
- a CDS encoding Putative molybdenum cofactor sulfurase yields the protein MRIKALNVYPIKALRPIPLESATLTPQGILHDRTYMLFKVNPDSSLRKMQLSTFPQCALFSQEIVSSASSSPSTSESPGDTIRVRYNPPDPPPPADTHPLQGKTLCVPLVPDTAALEPVSVDLHGSPAEALRMGDPYDAFFSACFGFPVILVHIGSGRRRVLGTLAPGSPSAASSTPEQQKHQTRSLLSSIASYLPSFSSFATQGEQVGDDPAWLTFTDCAPYLVTSASSLSHPSLETFKDDSLIMPKFRPNIVVEDPEEAPFAEDFWAELALPASGPGPSGARLLLTANCGRCSSLNVDYDRGRPAAGPEGKLLNALMRDRRVDPGHKYAPVFGRYAFLAVDAAGDDPLASVIRVRVGDDVVVVRRNPERTVFDWGLS from the coding sequence ATGAGGATCAAGGCCCTCAACGTCTACCCCATCAAGGCCCTCCGCCCGATCCCCTTGGAGTCGGCGACGCTCACCCCGCAGGGCATCCTCCACGATCGGACCTATATGCTCTTCAAGGTGAACCCGGACTCGTCCCTCCGCAAGATGCAGCTCTCTACGTTTCCCCAGTGCGCCCTCTTTTCCCAGGAAATAGTCTCgtccgcctcttcttccccctccacctccgAGTCCCCTGGGGACACCATCCGCGTCCGATATAACCCCCCGGACCCGCCACCCCCGGCAGACACCCACCCCCTCCAGGGCAAGACCCTCTGCGTACCACTTGTCCCGGAcactgccgccctcgagcccgTTTCGGTTGACCTCCACGGCAGCCCCGCTGAGGCCCTCCGCATGGGCGACCCCTAcgacgccttcttctccgcctgTTTCGGCTTCCCCGTCATCCTGGTCCACATCGgctccggccgccgccgcgtcctcgGCACCCTCGCCCCGGGGTCCCCTTCCGCAGCATCATCCACGCCCGAACAGCAGAAACACCAGACCCGCTCGCTTCTGTCGTCCATTGCATCCTacttgccgtccttctcgtccttcgCGACCCAGGGAGAGCAAGTGGGGGACGACCCCGCGTGGCTGACCTTCACCGACTGCGCGCCCTACCTCGTcacctccgcctcctccctctcccacccTTCCCTCGAAACCTTCAAAGACGACAGTCTTATCATGCCCAAATTCCGCCCCAACATTGTCGTGGAAGACCCGGAAGAAGCCCCTTTCGCCGAGGACTTCTGGGCCGAACTCGCCCTCCCTGcctccggccccggccccaGCGGCGCTAGGCTCCTCCTCACCGCCAACTGCGGCCGCTGCTCCTCCCTCAACGTGGACTACGACCGGGGtcgccccgccgccgggcccGAGGGCAAGCTCCTCAACGCCCTCATGAGGGACCGCCGCGTTGACCCGGGACACAAGTACGCGCCCGTGTTTGGCCGTTATGcgttcctcgccgtcgacgccgcaGGGGATGATCCGCTGGCGTCGGTCatccgcgtccgcgtcggggacgacgtcgttgtcgtccgTCGCAACCCCGAGCGCACCGTATTTGATTGGGGCTTATCCTAG